TCACCCGGtactcctggtgtccccatcccagtgtccccatcccagtgtccccatcccagtgtccccatcccggtgtccccatcccgagtgtccccatcccagtgtccccggGCTCTCACCCGGtactcctggtgtccccatcccgagtgtccccatcccggtgtccccatcccagtgtccccatcccagtgtccccatcccgagtgtccccatcccggtgtccccatcccagtgtccccatcccagtgtccccatcccgaGTGTCCCCGGGCTCTCACCCGGTACTCCCGCGCCGCCTCCTCGGCCGGCACCACCCGGTGCTGCTCCCGCTGTCCCGGCCCCGGGTGTCCCCGCGCGCACTCGGGGCACAGCAGCGCCCGCTCCTCGCGGCAGAAGAGCCGCAGCGGCTCCCGGTGCCGCCCGCACACGGAGCCCGGtcccggcggccccggcggcgccgcccgcagcagccccgggagcagcTCCCGGGCGATGCCCGCGATGTGCCCGAGCTCCCGGCTGGGTCGGAGGCTGCTCCCGCCCGGGGCCGCGTCCCGGCACTGCGGGCAGCAcagcggccccgccgccgccgccgccgccgcgccggggcTCGGCCCGCAGCGCTCCACGCAGCCCCGGCAGAAGTTGTGGCCGCAGCGCAGCGAGACGGGGTCGCGgaacagctccaggcacaccGGGCACGAGGCGGCGGCGCGGAGCTGCTCGGCGGCGCTGGGAACCGCCAtgcctgcaggaggaggaggaggaggagggtgtgCTTCCTCCCTCTGGGATCCTGGATTtggcggaggaggaggaggaggaggaggaggagggtgtgCTTCCTCCCTCTGGGATCCTGGATTtggcggaggaggaggaggaggaggaggaggaggagggtgtgCTTCCTCCCTCTGGgatcctggattttggggaggaagaaCAGGAGGGTGTGAGGGATGCTGCATATCGGGGGTGAAGAAGAGGAGGATGCACTGGGAGCTGGATAtttgggatgaggaggagggtGTACTTCCTCCCTCGGGGGTGCTGGGAcctggggatgaggaggaggaggagggagtgCTTCCTCCCTCGGGGATCCTGGGGATGAAGAACAGGAGGGTGTGAGGGatgatggatttttggggatgatgAAGGAAAGTTTGGCTGgagaaggcagggagggaagcagagctgagattcGAAATTACACCCAGAAAAGTGATGGAAAGAAGGGCTGAGATGAGCCGAAAGTGCCGGAGCGAGGGGcaaaaataaggggaaaaagggggaaaaagagagggaagaagtgacggcaaggaaaagagaagtgTTTCTGCCCGGTTTCGAACCGGGGACCTTTCGCGTGTGAGGCGAACGTGATAACCACTACACTACAGAAACGCTGAGCCTCGGCCGCCGCGCCGGCACGGAAAACCGCGGcgaaaaaaggggattttggtcaaaaagggaaaaactaCCTGAGAGAGACCGGGACAGGGACCAGGATAGCGAAAACTGCGGCGAAAATGGGAGATTTTgggcaaaaagggaaaaatacctGAGCGAGGGTCCAGAGCGGGACTGGGATCGGGAAAACCGCGGAGaaaaagggagattttgggtaaaaagggaaaaaaatacctgagagagaccgggaccgggacaggAACCGGGACcggaaccgggaccgggacaACCGCGGAGAAAAAGGGAGATTTCTGGTAAAAAATACCTGAGAGAGAGTCCAGAGCGGGACaggaaccgggaccgggacaAGAACCTGGACCAGAACCGGAACCAGAACCGGGACCGGGGGGCTCGGAGCGCCCGGGCCGCGCTGGGGGCGGGGAAACCCGCCAATGCCCCGCCCCCGACTCCGCCCTCAaccccgccccgccgctccaGTCCTCCAAGACCAACGAGTCGCGTGGGTAGACAAACACAAGCGGAAGCGGCACGGCCTAAAATTCCGGCGTTGCTCGGCAACCGGAGCCACTTCCTGTCCCATTAGGCGGGAAGGGGTGGTGTCTCAACCGGAAGGCGGAAGTTCCGCGGCCTTTCCCGTCTGtggcggagccgccgccgggcGAGCGCGGCCCGGGAGGAACCGGAGGGAACCGGGAAGAACCGGGAGGAACCGAGCAGGACCCAGCGAGCACCGAGCGGGCACCGAGCGGCTCCTCCAGCACCGTGAGAGCGCGGGGGCACCGCGGCGGCGAGGCCCGGTGAGGAGGCCCGGTGAGGCCTAGCGGGGCCCGGTGAGGCCTAGCGGGGCCCGGTGAGGCCTAGCGGGGTCCGGTGAGGCCTAGCGGGGCCTGGCCCGGGCCGGGGGGGCTGAAtcgggaggaagaggaggaagaagaggaggaagaagaggaggagagggaggaaggcgCCCCCCGGGCATGGCGGCGCCGCTGGCGCTGGGCGGCCCCGGTTCCCTGCGGCCGGACCCGGTGGAGACGCTGCAGGAGGAGGCGATCTGCGCCATCTGCCTCGATTACTTCGCCGACCCGGTGTCCATCGGCTGCGGGCACAACTTCTGCCGCGGCTGCATCTCCCGACTGTGGGCCCGCGGGGGCGGCGGAGCCGAGCCCGGCCCGGAGCGCCCCGAGCgcgaggaggaggaagaggaggaggaggaggaagaggaggaggaagagctggaggaagaCGAGCTGGACGtagagcaggaggaggaggaggaggaggaggacggcgtggaggaggaggaagacgATGATatgtgggaggaggaggaggaggaggacgaggaggaggaaggcgaGCTGTGGGGAGACCCggctgaggatgaggaggaggatgaggaggaagaaggcGGCGCGGCCTGGGCCGAGGGCGCGGAGGGGAGCGGGCTGTACTTGGGCTACGACGAGGACGTGATGGAGGAGGacgtggaggaggaggaggaggaggcggaggacgaggaggatgacgaggaggaggatgaggacgATGGCGAGGAAGGCCCCGCCGCCTTCACCTGCCCGCAGTGCCGCAAATCCTTCTCGCAGCGCAGCTTCCGGCCCAACCTGCAGCTGGCCAACATGGTGCACATCATCCGGCAGCTGCAGCCGGGCCCCGcggccggccccgcgcccggcgGGCCCCCCGAGCTCTGCCCCGCGCACCGCGAGCCCCTCAAGCTCTTCTGCGAGCAGGACCTGGCGCCCATCTGCGTGGTGTGCCGCGAGGCGCGCGGGCACCGGCAGCACAGCGTGCTGCCGCTCGACGAGGCGCTGCAGGAGTGCAAGGTGCGGGGATTTAATGGGGTTTTAtagggtttgtttggggtttgtttggggtttaatgaggtttgtttggggtttgggtggtgtGCAGGGAGGCACGGTGCACAAACAGCGCAGCACAGCGTGCTGCCGCTCGACGAGGCGCTGCAGGAGTGCAAGGTACCGGGGATTTAATGGGGTTTAATGGGGTTTAatggggtgtttggggtttaatggggtttgtttggggtttaatggggtttgtttggggtttgggtggtgtGCAGGGAGGCACGGTGCACAAACAGCGCAGCGCTGCCGCTCGACGAGGCGCTGCAGGATGCAAGGTGTGGGAAAGAGAAATTTGGGGCAATTgtaggttttttggggttttttggggggctcgGTTTGGGGGTTCCAGGCGCGGTGCCGCTCGACGAGGCGCTGCACGAGTGCGAGGTGAAAGGGGAATTTTaggtttttgggggagtttagagggattttaggggtttgggggttgtggttttttttgtggtttggggtggttttggggctgttttggggaggttttggggctgttttggggaggttttgggggtggttttggggaggtttttgggggtggttttggggaggtttttgggggtgtttttggggggagtttgggggattttgtttgggggttttaggcAAGGTGCTGCGGGACGGCAGggtcagggggatttggggggatttggggggatttggggtttttctggggagCGGAATGCCCGGATCTgagccctcccctccctcagAGCAAGCTGCAGAGCCACCTGGAGCCGCTGCGGAGGCAGCTGGAGGCCGTGCTGAGGCAGAAATGCAGCGAGGAGGAGAAAATCTCCCTGCTCAGGGTGAGCTCCGCGCGGCTCCACCGCGTCCCAGCCCCAAAGCAGCGTGCGGGGCGCTCAGATCCCATTTCTGACCCCTTTTATCCCTTTccagccagtgccagggcattaaaatcccatttctgccCCGTTTTATCCTTTTAtccctttccagccccaaaGCAGCGTGCGGGGCGCTCAGATCCCATTTCTGCCCCGTTTTATCCCTTTccagccagtgccagggcattaaaatccccttttctgctcctttttatccctttccagcccaaaacaCAGTGCGGGGCGCTCAGATCCCATTTCTGCCCCGTTTTATCCTTTTAtccctttccagccccaaaaacagTCCCAGCGCACTCAAATCCCCTTTTCTGCCCCATTTTATCCCTTCCCAACCAGTGCCAGGGCATTAAAATccccttttctgctcctttttatacctttccagcccaaaacaCAATCCCAGGGCACTCAAATCccatttctgcctctttttatccctttccagccccaaaaaAACAGTCCCAGAGCActcaaatcccattttctgccccattttatcccttcccaacccaaaacaCAATCCCAGAGCACTCAGATCCCATTTCTGCCCCTTTTTatcccttcccaacccaaaacaCAATCCCAGAGCACTCAGATCCCATTTCTGCCCCATTTTATCCCTTTCCCAACTTGATTAATGGCGCTGGGATTATGGGCGTGGAGTTGGTTAAAAATGTGCAGCATCAAAAAttcagagtttggggtttttagaatatttttaggaataatttattttagattttttaataatttttttaaaatttttaaatattttttttagaaataaatttaggATATAGAAATAAATCTGAGGCGTGGTGGAGGGTTTAGGATGGAGCCAGATTgttcttttttacctttttcttcctttttctccatgggtttgggggatattttataattggacagaaaagtccacaCTGCTGACTTTGAGTGATCcatttttgggttaaaaagggaaattaatttagGTGTCgtttcttaattggatagtttgGCCTTAAAATCCCTTGTACCGAGAGATAATTGgctattttgtgctttttaatgaaaaatctgcAGAATTTGTGATAGTGAGGCTGTTTGGCTGATAAACAATTATAAACACCCGAGTCAGAATTATTAATTCCTGTCTGAATTATTAATTCCTGTCTGAATTATTAATTACTGTCTGAATTATTAATTCCTGTCTGAATTACTAATTCCTGTCTGAAGTGTCCAGCCCAGAGTGTTTTCTCTGGGGTTGAGGAGGGGAGAATTGGGGTTAAAAGGCAGGAAATTGGGGCTCGAAGGAGTGGAAATTTGCTGGAAATCGTCGCTCCAACGCAGAAATTTGGTGTGAAAAGGCTGGAAATTGTTACTGAAGGAGCAGAAATTTGGTGGGAAAGAGATGGAAATTGTTACTGAAGGAGCAGAAATTTGGTGTGAAAAGGCTGGAAATCAGCGCTCCAACCGTGGAAATCATTGCTCCAACACAAATTTGGTGTGAAAGAGATGGAAATTGTTATTGAAGGAGCAGAAATTTGCTGGAAATTGTTATTGAAGGAGCGGAAATTTGGTGTGAAAAGGCTGGAAATTGTTACTGAAGGAGCAGAAATTTGGTGTAAAAGAGATGGAAATTGTTATTGAAGGAGCAGAAATTTGCTGGAAATCGTTGCTCCGACACAAATTTGGTGTGAAAAGGCTGGAAATTGTTATTGAAGGAGCGGAATTTTGGTGTGAAAAGGCTGGAAATCAGCGCTCCAAGGCGGAATTTTGGTGTGAAAAGGCTGGAAATCAGCACTCCAAGCCTGGAAATCGTTGCTCCAAGGCAGAAATTTGGTGTGAAAAGGCTGGAAATTGTTACTGAAGGAGCGGAATTTTGGTGGTAAAAGGCTGGAAATCGTTGCTCCAACACAAATTTGGTGTGAAAGAGATGGAAATTGTTATTGAAGGAGTGGAAATTTGGTTATTGAAGGAGCGGAATTTTGGTGGTAAAAGGCTGGAAATCAGCGCTCCAACACAAATTTGGTGTGAAAAGGCTGGAAATCAGCACTCCAACACAAATTTGGTGTGAAAAGGCTGGAAATCAGCgccccaacccaaacctccccacTGAGCGCCGCCTCGCTGCCCGCAGGAGCAGATGCAGGCCGAGGTGCAGGAGCTCGAGGCCGATTTCGAGGAGCTGCAGCGCTTCCTGGccggggagcagctgctgctgctgcggcaGCTGCAGGAGCGGCACCAGGCGCTGCAGGCGCGGCAGCAGCGCAACCTGAGCGCCCTGCAGGAGCGCGCGGCCGCGCTGCAGCGCCTCATCGGCGAGGCCGAGGCTGCGGGCAGGCAGGacgggctgcagctgctcaaggtggggggaactgggagaactgggggaactgggggaactggggatactgggggaactggggatactgggataaactgggggaactggggagactgggggaactggggatactggggatactggggagactgggataaactggggagactgggggaactgggggaactgggataaattggggatactgggataaactgggggaactggggagactgggggaactgggattgGGGtctggggaaactgggggaactggggatactggggagactgggataaactggggagactgggataaactgggggaactggggagactgggggaactgggggaactgggataaactgggataaactgggggaactggggatactgggggaactggggatagtggggatactgggggaactgggagaattgggataaactgggggaactgggataaactgggggaactgggggaactggggatactgggataaactgggggaactgggagaattgggataaactgggggaactggggagactgggggaactggggataGTGGGgagactgggataaactgggggaactgggattggggtctgggggaactggggatactgggggaactggggatactgggggaactggggatactgggataaactgggggaactggggagactgggggaactgggga
This DNA window, taken from Camarhynchus parvulus unplaced genomic scaffold, STF_HiC, whole genome shotgun sequence, encodes the following:
- the LOC115916575 gene encoding LOW QUALITY PROTEIN: E3 ubiquitin-protein ligase TRIM41-like (The sequence of the model RefSeq protein was modified relative to this genomic sequence to represent the inferred CDS: deleted 1 base in 1 codon), with translation MAAPLALGGPGSLRPDPVETLQEEAICAICLDYFADPVSIGCGHNFCRGCISRLWARGGGGAEPGPERPEREEEEEEEEEEEEEEELEEDELDVEQEEEEEEEDGVEEEEDDDMWEEEEEEDEEEEGELWGDPAEDEEEDEEEEGGAAWAEGAEGSGLYLGYDEDVMEEDVEEEEEEAEDEEDDEEEDEDDGEEGPAAFTCPQCRKSFSQRSFRPNLQLANMVHIIRQLQPGPAAGPAPGGPPELCPAHREPLKLFCEQDLAPICVVCREARGHRQHSVLPLDEALQECKSKLQSHLEPLRRQLEAVLRQKCSEEEKISLLREQMQAEVQELEADFEELQRFLAGEQLLLLRQLQERHQALQARQQRNLSALQERAAALQRLIGEAEAAGRQDGLQLLKDIKGTFIRCENMKFQEPEMIPVDVGRKFRNCFLQDVVMRKMEKVFNKVPQADVTLDPSTAHPRLSLSLDRRSVRLSERRGARDGARQPRPDGGTGSGDLCVLGSPGFTGGRHYWEVEVGGRRGWAVGAAASARGRPQSAQSGPAAPLKREIWALGTSGKKYQALTATEQTALVPAEQPRRFGVYLDYERGQLCFYNAESMSHIHTFHICCCRQRVFPFFRVLARGTRIKICT